The following proteins come from a genomic window of Pseudomonas sp. Z8(2022):
- the motD gene encoding flagellar motor protein MotD: MARRRQHEEHENHERWLVSYADFITLLFAFFVVMYSISSINEGKYKILSESLTGVFNQPDRSIKPIPVGEERPRTSEPDSTAMDDPSSDSTLQSIASSVREAFGDLIQSDQLSVRGNEMWVELELSSSLLFPSGDAIPNNQAFEIIEKVAKILAPYENPIRVEGFTDNLPIQTAQYPTNWELSSARASSIVRMLAMDGVDPSRLAAVGYGEFQPVADNATAEGRGRNRRVVLVISRNLDTRRGADSAATRQPEAGTQPAPASASGVPQS; encoded by the coding sequence ATGGCGCGCAGGCGGCAACATGAAGAGCACGAGAATCACGAGCGCTGGCTGGTGTCCTATGCGGACTTCATCACCTTACTCTTCGCCTTCTTCGTGGTGATGTACTCGATCTCTTCGATCAACGAAGGCAAGTACAAGATCCTTTCGGAGTCGCTGACCGGCGTGTTCAATCAGCCGGATCGCTCGATCAAGCCGATTCCGGTTGGTGAGGAACGGCCGCGTACCAGCGAGCCCGACAGCACGGCGATGGACGACCCGAGTTCCGACTCGACCCTGCAGAGCATCGCCTCCAGCGTGCGTGAAGCCTTCGGCGATCTGATCCAGAGCGATCAGCTGAGCGTACGCGGCAACGAAATGTGGGTGGAGCTCGAGCTCAGCTCCAGTCTGCTGTTTCCCAGCGGCGACGCGATTCCGAACAACCAGGCATTCGAGATCATCGAGAAGGTCGCCAAGATTCTGGCGCCCTACGAGAACCCGATCAGGGTCGAAGGGTTTACCGATAACCTGCCGATCCAGACTGCCCAGTACCCGACCAACTGGGAACTGTCTTCAGCACGTGCGTCGAGCATCGTGCGTATGCTGGCCATGGATGGCGTAGACCCTTCGCGTCTGGCCGCTGTCGGCTACGGTGAATTCCAGCCGGTGGCCGACAATGCCACGGCCGAGGGCAGGGGACGAAACCGTCGGGTTGTGCTGGTGATTTCGCGCAACCTCGACACGCGACGTGGCGCCGACAGTGCCGCTACCCGGCAGCCCGAGGCTGGCACGCAACCTGCACCGGCGTCTGCGTCAGGGGTTCCGCAGTCGTGA
- a CDS encoding ParA family protein, giving the protein MKVWAVANQKGGVGKTTTSIALAGLLADAGKRVVVVDLDPHGSMTSYFGHDPDTLEHSCFDLFLHQGNVPQGLPRQLLHGTSHENISLLPSSTALATLERQSPGQSGLGLVVAKSLAQLWEDFDHAIIDSPPLLGVLMVNALAASQQLVIPVQTEFLAVKGLERMITTLAMINRSRKLALPYTIVPTLFDRRTQASMSTLRVLRNTYPEHLWPAYIPVDTRLRDASRAGRTPSQFDANSRGVIAYRALLKHLLSNQPAAQVA; this is encoded by the coding sequence ATGAAAGTCTGGGCAGTAGCCAATCAGAAGGGTGGGGTCGGCAAGACCACCACCTCCATCGCACTGGCGGGCCTGTTGGCCGATGCCGGCAAACGTGTGGTCGTTGTCGATCTCGACCCGCATGGGTCGATGACCAGCTACTTCGGCCATGATCCCGATACGCTGGAGCACAGCTGCTTCGATCTGTTCCTGCATCAGGGCAACGTGCCGCAAGGCTTGCCCAGGCAGCTGCTGCACGGCACCAGCCACGAGAATATTTCGCTGCTGCCATCGAGCACCGCACTGGCCACGCTCGAGCGCCAGTCGCCGGGGCAGAGTGGCCTGGGGCTGGTGGTCGCCAAGAGCCTGGCGCAGCTGTGGGAGGATTTCGACCATGCCATCATCGACAGCCCGCCGCTGCTCGGCGTACTGATGGTCAACGCTCTGGCAGCCAGCCAGCAGCTGGTTATTCCGGTGCAGACCGAGTTCCTCGCGGTCAAGGGGCTGGAACGCATGATCACCACGCTGGCGATGATCAACCGCTCGCGCAAGCTGGCGCTGCCCTACACCATCGTGCCGACCTTGTTCGACCGCCGAACCCAGGCCTCCATGAGTACGCTGCGTGTACTGCGCAACACCTATCCCGAGCACTTGTGGCCGGCTTACATTCCGGTCGATACGCGCTTGCGTGATGCCAGCCGGGCAGGGCGCACACCTTCGCAATTCGATGCCAACAGCCGCGGCGTCATCGCATATCGGGCGTTGCTCAAGCATCTGCTCAGCAATCAGCCGGCGGCGCAGGTGGCTTGA
- a CDS encoding CheW domain-containing protein has product MSRNVATATRSQLALQSYLDGLLREAAAELEVSVSLDEFEAAVLEEQVRDARLVEPVASVAAPVALAVVAEAPVQPAQVVAPVELTAPVQAPVVEEAPPAVATLAELAPQPAGLLADGRPAWAEEPFECLLFDVAGLTLAVPLICLGSIYPLEGQELTPLFGQPDWFLGILPSQAGNLKVLDTARWVMPDRYREDFREGLQYVISVQGYEWGLAVHQVSRSIRLDPSEVKWRSQRTQRPWLAGTVIEHMCALLDVAALAELIASGAAKRLNGGKVH; this is encoded by the coding sequence ATGAGTCGTAACGTCGCCACTGCCACACGTTCCCAGCTGGCTCTGCAGTCCTACCTCGATGGGCTCCTGCGGGAAGCTGCTGCCGAGCTGGAGGTGTCCGTGAGCCTCGACGAGTTCGAGGCTGCGGTGCTTGAGGAGCAGGTGCGCGATGCTCGACTGGTCGAGCCTGTTGCGTCGGTGGCCGCTCCCGTTGCGCTCGCTGTGGTTGCCGAAGCGCCTGTTCAGCCTGCGCAAGTCGTTGCACCCGTGGAGTTGACAGCGCCAGTGCAGGCGCCGGTGGTCGAGGAGGCGCCGCCAGCGGTTGCTACGCTTGCCGAGCTGGCTCCGCAACCGGCTGGTTTGCTGGCCGATGGACGTCCGGCCTGGGCCGAAGAGCCGTTCGAGTGCCTGTTGTTCGATGTTGCCGGCTTGACCCTGGCCGTGCCGCTGATCTGCCTGGGGTCCATCTACCCGCTCGAAGGGCAGGAACTGACACCACTGTTCGGACAGCCTGATTGGTTCCTCGGTATCCTGCCGAGCCAGGCTGGCAACCTGAAGGTGCTGGATACCGCACGTTGGGTGATGCCGGACCGTTACCGCGAGGACTTCCGCGAAGGCCTGCAGTACGTGATTTCCGTGCAGGGCTACGAATGGGGGCTGGCAGTGCATCAGGTCAGCCGCTCGATCCGCCTCGACCCCAGTGAGGTCAAGTGGCGCAGTCAGCGCACCCAGCGGCCCTGGCTGGCCGGCACGGTGATCGAGCACATGTGTGCGCTGCTCGACGTGGCGGCCCTGGCCGAGCTGATCGCCAGCGGTGCGGCGAAACGCCTGAATGGCGGAAAAGTGCATTGA
- a CDS encoding chemotaxis protein CheW translates to MKKSSAQGAEDPILQWVTFRLDNETYGINVMQVQEVLRYTEIAPVPGAPSYVLGIINLRGNVVTVIDTRQRFGLGSAPVTDNTRIVIIEADKQVVGILVDSVAEVVYLRQSEIETAPNVGNDESAKFIQGVCNKNGELLILVELDKMMSEEEWSELESI, encoded by the coding sequence ATGAAGAAAAGTTCTGCACAAGGTGCCGAAGATCCGATTCTGCAGTGGGTGACCTTTCGCCTGGACAACGAGACCTACGGCATCAACGTGATGCAGGTGCAGGAAGTCTTGCGCTACACCGAGATTGCCCCTGTGCCGGGGGCGCCGAGTTACGTACTGGGCATCATCAACCTGCGTGGCAACGTGGTGACCGTGATCGATACCCGCCAGCGTTTTGGCCTGGGTTCGGCGCCGGTAACCGACAATACCCGTATCGTCATCATCGAAGCGGACAAGCAGGTGGTCGGCATCCTGGTCGACAGCGTTGCCGAAGTGGTTTACCTGCGTCAGTCCGAGATCGAGACCGCACCGAACGTCGGCAACGACGAGTCGGCCAAGTTCATCCAGGGCGTATGCAACAAGAACGGCGAGCTGCTGATCCTGGTCGAACTGGACAAGATGATGTCCGAAGAAGAGTGGTCGGAGCTGGAGAGCATCTGA
- a CDS encoding DUF2802 domain-containing protein has product MSEFAMLAAALAFVALLCVALGIVCNGLYRNQQRLLAEQAKRDAVRDARIKDLSKRLDTYLTGSIRMGEELHELRRVVAPLPDKVSQIEQRDPSSLSFTQAARLVGMGASVDDLTQSCGLSKAEAELISRLHKPKAGQPR; this is encoded by the coding sequence ATGTCCGAATTTGCCATGCTCGCTGCGGCCCTGGCCTTCGTGGCCTTGCTATGCGTGGCACTGGGCATCGTCTGCAATGGCCTGTATCGCAACCAGCAGCGTCTGCTGGCCGAGCAGGCCAAGCGTGATGCCGTGCGCGATGCGCGGATCAAGGATCTGAGCAAGCGCCTGGACACCTACCTGACCGGCAGCATCCGCATGGGTGAGGAGCTGCATGAGCTACGCCGAGTGGTGGCGCCGCTGCCGGACAAGGTCAGCCAGATCGAGCAGCGCGATCCCAGCAGCCTGTCCTTTACTCAGGCTGCGCGTCTGGTGGGCATGGGCGCCAGCGTCGATGACCTGACCCAGTCCTGCGGCCTGAGCAAGGCCGAGGCCGAGCTGATCAGCCGTCTGCACAAACCCAAGGCCGGACAGCCCCGATAG
- a CDS encoding EscU/YscU/HrcU family type III secretion system export apparatus switch protein has protein sequence MSRKSQAEPRQAIALNYDGQSTPVLSAKGDDELAEAILAIAREYEVPIYENAELVRLLARLELGDAIPEALYRCIAEIIAFAWYLQGKTPPGFRADEERDVTPPLRQLEGPTN, from the coding sequence ATGAGTCGCAAGTCGCAAGCCGAACCCCGCCAGGCCATTGCCCTCAACTACGACGGGCAGAGCACACCTGTGCTCAGTGCCAAGGGCGACGACGAGCTGGCCGAAGCCATACTCGCCATCGCCCGCGAATACGAAGTGCCAATTTACGAGAATGCCGAGCTGGTGCGCCTGCTGGCACGTCTGGAGTTGGGCGATGCGATTCCCGAAGCGCTGTATCGCTGTATCGCCGAGATCATCGCCTTTGCCTGGTACCTACAGGGCAAAACGCCACCTGGTTTCAGAGCGGATGAGGAACGCGACGTCACACCGCCGCTGCGCCAGCTCGAAGGGCCGACCAACTGA
- a CDS encoding flagellar hook-length control protein FliK, with amino-acid sequence MSEISSPRPLPPSSPVSRSTASAADMAVRLLQPLEGMLAAGESARAEVVAIREQAQTFQLLLKLTLEGGRQATLQAESPRQLAQGSALVVTALSDTRLTVALQAGGDKPLTSLDLQQLPPGTLVQGKVVSRDVLPPQGAQTIYRLVVNLLNTPLAGSKLALDSPLALPLGSLLSAQVQGSQSLTFLPLSGRLDQLVLGQQLAAQQNRQASLEGLFKGLQNLSGGDEALRGSIDKLFGTLPDSAQLSTAKGLAQALANSGVLLEAKLLQGQTGALQQDLKANLLRLIAQLTPQLPGGAGTLAGLQNAFNQNLPNLARQLLGVNAAGSSRQQALTFPLPSRLLQNMDGEADLETLLKLAAAAVSRLQTHQLSSLAQTQVDANGNLLTTWQLELPMRHQQEVIPLQVKLQREDSGKAEKAEQKETLWRVELAFDLDHLGPLQVRAQLLRGSLSSQLWAERAETTQLINAELGHLRDRLQAAGLEVGELACSQGMPPQGPKTSLEQRWVDETA; translated from the coding sequence ATGAGCGAAATCAGCAGCCCACGCCCGCTTCCGCCATCCTCACCGGTGAGCCGCAGCACTGCGAGCGCTGCCGACATGGCCGTACGCCTGCTGCAGCCGCTGGAAGGCATGCTGGCCGCCGGCGAAAGCGCCAGGGCCGAAGTTGTCGCGATTCGCGAGCAGGCGCAGACCTTCCAACTACTGCTGAAACTGACGCTTGAAGGCGGCAGGCAGGCGACCCTGCAGGCCGAAAGCCCCAGACAGCTGGCTCAGGGCAGCGCGCTGGTGGTTACTGCACTGTCCGACACCCGCCTGACAGTGGCCCTGCAGGCCGGCGGTGACAAGCCGCTGACCAGCCTTGATCTGCAGCAACTGCCGCCCGGCACCCTGGTCCAGGGCAAGGTCGTCAGTCGCGACGTCCTGCCGCCCCAAGGCGCACAGACGATCTATCGCCTGGTGGTGAATCTGCTCAACACCCCGCTTGCCGGCAGCAAACTGGCACTCGACAGCCCACTGGCACTACCGCTCGGCAGCCTCCTCAGCGCTCAGGTGCAGGGCAGCCAGAGCCTCACCTTCCTGCCCCTCAGTGGCCGCCTCGACCAACTGGTGCTGGGCCAGCAACTGGCGGCGCAGCAGAATCGCCAGGCTTCGCTGGAGGGTCTGTTCAAGGGATTGCAGAACCTCAGCGGCGGCGACGAGGCGCTGCGCGGCAGTATCGACAAGCTGTTCGGCACACTGCCCGACAGCGCTCAGTTAAGTACCGCCAAGGGCCTGGCGCAGGCGCTGGCAAACAGCGGCGTGCTGCTCGAAGCCAAGCTGCTGCAGGGCCAGACGGGAGCCCTGCAGCAGGATCTTAAAGCCAATCTGCTGCGTCTGATTGCCCAACTGACGCCGCAGCTGCCGGGCGGTGCCGGCACCCTCGCCGGCCTGCAGAATGCGTTCAACCAGAATCTGCCCAACCTGGCCCGGCAACTGCTCGGCGTGAATGCGGCCGGATCGTCGAGGCAACAGGCACTGACCTTCCCCCTACCCTCGCGCCTGTTGCAGAACATGGATGGCGAGGCTGATCTGGAAACCCTGTTGAAACTCGCTGCGGCGGCCGTTTCGCGGCTGCAGACCCACCAGTTGTCGAGCCTGGCGCAAACCCAGGTCGACGCCAACGGCAATCTGCTGACCACCTGGCAACTGGAGCTGCCCATGCGCCATCAGCAGGAAGTGATTCCCCTGCAGGTCAAACTGCAACGCGAAGACAGCGGCAAGGCAGAAAAGGCGGAACAGAAGGAAACCCTCTGGCGCGTGGAACTGGCCTTCGATCTTGATCACCTGGGCCCGCTGCAGGTGCGCGCCCAACTGCTGCGCGGCAGCCTGTCCAGTCAGCTTTGGGCCGAACGCGCAGAAACCACCCAGCTGATCAATGCCGAACTCGGTCATCTGCGTGACCGCCTGCAGGCTGCAGGTCTGGAAGTCGGCGAGCTGGCCTGCAGTCAGGGCATGCCGCCACAAGGGCCGAAAACCTCGCTGGAACAACGCTGGGTGGATGAAACCGCATGA
- the ccmA gene encoding cytochrome c biogenesis heme-transporting ATPase CcmA — translation MTRPVPLLEAVALSCERDWRMLFEQLHFALQPGDMLQISGPNGSGKTSLLRLIAGLRQPTTGDILLQGRALAEQRSELARNLLWIGHAAGIKGLLSAEENLAWLCALHRPASREAIWRALEAVGLRGFEDVPCHTLSAGQQRRVALARLYLEDTPPLWVLDEPFTALDKSGVAQLEAHLAGHCERGGVVVLTTHHSLQHKPASYRDLDLGQYAA, via the coding sequence ATGACCCGTCCCGTTCCTCTTCTCGAAGCCGTGGCGCTCAGCTGTGAGCGGGACTGGCGCATGCTTTTCGAGCAACTGCATTTCGCGCTGCAGCCAGGTGACATGTTGCAGATCAGTGGCCCCAACGGCAGTGGCAAGACCAGCCTGTTGCGTCTGATCGCCGGTCTGCGGCAGCCGACCACCGGCGACATTCTCCTGCAGGGGCGGGCGCTGGCCGAGCAACGCAGTGAGCTGGCGCGCAATCTGTTGTGGATCGGTCACGCCGCCGGCATCAAGGGCCTGCTGAGCGCTGAAGAGAATCTGGCCTGGCTCTGCGCGCTGCATCGCCCGGCGAGCCGCGAAGCGATCTGGCGGGCGCTGGAGGCGGTCGGGCTGCGCGGCTTCGAAGACGTTCCCTGTCACACCCTGTCGGCCGGTCAGCAGCGTCGAGTGGCTCTGGCGCGCCTGTACCTGGAAGACACGCCACCGTTATGGGTGCTCGATGAACCATTCACCGCGCTGGACAAGAGCGGTGTGGCGCAACTCGAAGCGCATCTGGCCGGGCACTGCGAGCGAGGCGGCGTGGTGGTGCTGACCACTCACCACAGCCTGCAGCACAAACCGGCGTCCTATCGCGATCTGGATCTGGGGCAGTACGCCGCATGA
- the ccmB gene encoding heme exporter protein CcmB has product MSNVFTQLLSREMRLLARRPSDLANPLVFFAIVIALFPLAVGPETQLLQTLSPGLVWVAALLAVLLSLDGLFRSDFEDGSLEQWVLSSHPLPLLVLAKVLAHWLFSGLALVLLAPLLALMLGLPGRCLPVLLISLLLGTPVLSLLGAVGAALTVGLKRGGLLLALLILPLYIPVLILGSGALQAALQGLPAVGHLLWLASLTALAVTLTPFAIAAGLTISVGE; this is encoded by the coding sequence ATGAGCAACGTTTTCACTCAGCTGCTTTCGCGCGAAATGCGCCTGCTCGCCCGCCGTCCGTCCGACCTGGCCAACCCTCTGGTTTTCTTCGCCATCGTCATCGCCCTGTTCCCGTTGGCGGTGGGGCCGGAGACGCAATTGTTGCAAACCCTTTCCCCGGGGCTGGTCTGGGTGGCGGCGCTGTTGGCCGTGCTGCTCTCGCTGGACGGGCTTTTCCGCAGCGATTTCGAGGATGGTTCGCTGGAACAGTGGGTCCTTTCGTCGCACCCCCTGCCTCTTCTGGTGTTGGCCAAGGTGCTGGCACACTGGCTTTTCAGCGGTCTGGCGCTGGTTCTGCTGGCCCCTCTGTTGGCGTTGATGCTCGGTTTGCCCGGGCGCTGCCTGCCGGTACTGCTGATTTCCCTGCTGCTTGGCACTCCGGTGCTGAGTCTGCTTGGCGCGGTGGGCGCCGCGCTTACCGTTGGTCTCAAGCGCGGCGGCCTGCTGCTGGCGCTGCTGATTCTGCCGCTGTACATCCCGGTGCTGATTCTCGGCAGCGGGGCGTTGCAGGCGGCCCTGCAAGGACTGCCGGCTGTTGGCCACCTGTTGTGGCTGGCCAGCCTCACTGCGCTGGCGGTGACCCTGACACCTTTTGCCATTGCCGCCGGTCTGACCATCAGTGTCGGCGAATAG
- a CDS encoding heme ABC transporter permease, producing MNWTWFHKWGSPKWFYEMSGRWLPWLSIAAVLLTVAGLVWGLAFAPPDYQQGNSFRIIYIHVPAAFLAQSIYVMLAIAGLVGLVWKMKLADVALQQAAPIGAWMTAIALLTGAIWGKPTWGTYWVWDARLTSMLILLFLYFGVIALGNAISNRDSAAKACAVLAIVGVINIPIIKYSVEWWNSLHQTATFKVTEKPAMPVEMWLPLLLAVLGFYCFFGAVLLYRMRLEVLKRESRSSWVKAEVQNLVEGKA from the coding sequence ATGAACTGGACGTGGTTTCACAAGTGGGGTTCGCCCAAGTGGTTCTATGAGATGAGTGGCCGCTGGCTGCCCTGGCTCAGCATCGCTGCCGTGTTGCTGACTGTTGCGGGCCTGGTCTGGGGCTTGGCCTTCGCGCCGCCTGACTACCAGCAGGGCAACAGCTTTCGCATCATCTACATCCACGTTCCGGCCGCTTTCCTGGCTCAATCCATCTACGTGATGCTGGCCATCGCCGGGCTGGTAGGCCTGGTGTGGAAGATGAAGCTGGCCGACGTCGCCTTGCAGCAGGCAGCGCCCATTGGAGCCTGGATGACGGCCATTGCGCTGCTCACCGGTGCGATCTGGGGCAAGCCGACCTGGGGCACCTACTGGGTGTGGGACGCGCGCCTGACTTCGATGCTGATCCTGCTGTTCCTCTACTTCGGTGTGATCGCCCTGGGCAACGCCATCAGCAACCGCGACAGCGCCGCCAAGGCCTGCGCGGTGCTGGCCATCGTCGGCGTGATCAATATCCCGATCATCAAGTACTCGGTGGAGTGGTGGAACTCGTTGCACCAGACCGCCACCTTCAAGGTCACCGAAAAGCCGGCGATGCCGGTGGAAATGTGGCTGCCGCTGTTGCTGGCGGTGCTGGGGTTCTACTGCTTCTTCGGCGCCGTGCTGCTGTATCGCATGCGTCTGGAAGTGCTCAAGCGCGAATCACGCAGCAGCTGGGTGAAGGCCGAAGTGCAGAACCTGGTGGAGGGCAAGGCATGA
- the ccmD gene encoding heme exporter protein CcmD, producing the protein MSFSSFSEFLAMGTHGAYVWSAYGISLAILALNVVLPILARRRYLQDEARRLRREKSK; encoded by the coding sequence ATGAGCTTCTCGTCCTTTTCCGAATTCCTCGCCATGGGTACCCATGGCGCCTACGTCTGGAGCGCCTACGGCATCAGCCTGGCGATCCTGGCGTTGAATGTGGTGCTGCCGATTCTGGCTCGCCGCCGTTACCTGCAAGACGAGGCGCGCCGTTTGCGCCGGGAGAAGTCGAAGTGA
- the ccmE gene encoding cytochrome c maturation protein CcmE — MNPVRKKRLYIVLAILCGVSIAVALALTALQENINLFYTPSQIANGEAPVDTRIRAGGLVQEGSVKRSADSLEVDFIVTDGAHGVTIRYSGILPDLFREGQGIVALGRVNADGVLVADEVLAKHDENYMPPEVMQALEKSGMKQQHDAATAAKQGYQQESAQ, encoded by the coding sequence GTGAATCCGGTTCGCAAGAAACGTCTGTACATTGTTCTGGCCATCCTCTGCGGTGTCAGCATCGCCGTCGCGCTGGCGCTGACCGCGCTGCAGGAGAACATCAATCTGTTCTACACCCCGAGCCAGATCGCCAACGGCGAGGCGCCGGTGGATACCCGCATTCGTGCCGGCGGTCTGGTGCAGGAGGGTTCGGTGAAGCGTTCGGCCGATTCGCTGGAAGTCGATTTCATCGTCACCGATGGCGCTCACGGCGTGACCATCCGCTACAGCGGCATCCTTCCGGATCTGTTCCGCGAGGGGCAGGGCATCGTCGCCCTTGGTCGCGTGAACGCGGACGGTGTGCTGGTGGCCGATGAAGTGCTAGCCAAGCACGACGAGAACTACATGCCGCCTGAAGTGATGCAGGCACTGGAAAAGAGTGGGATGAAGCAGCAGCACGATGCTGCAACCGCCGCCAAGCAGGGCTACCAGCAGGAGAGCGCGCAATGA
- a CDS encoding heme lyase CcmF/NrfE family subunit, which produces MIPELGHLAMILALCLCMAQATLPLIGAWRSDHQWMSLAQPAAWGQFAFLLFAFICLTYAFMVDDFSVAYVASNSNTALPWYYKFSAVWGAHEGSLLLWALILAGWTFAVSIFSRHLPEEMLARVLAVMGMISVGFLLFLIITSNPFERLLPNSPVDGRDLNPLLQDFGLIVHPPMLYMGYVGFSVAFAFAIAALLGGKLDAAWARWSRPWTIVAWAFLGIGIALGSWWAYYELGWGGWWFWDPVENASFMPWLVGTALIHSLAVTEKRGVFKSWTVLLAIAAFSLSLLGTFLVRSGVLTSVHAFATDPERGVFILAFLLVVVGGSLALFAVRAPVVKSQVGFGLWSRETLLLVNNIVLVVAAAMILLGTLYPLVLDALSGAKLSVGPPYFNALFLPLMALLMAVISVGVLVRWKDTPLKWLGSMLTPVLVASVVLAVVATFLHGDFHWSVLAVCLLAFWVILGGVRDILDKTRHKGLFKGLPGLGRSYWGMQTAHLGFAVCALGVVLTSLGSYERDLRMAPGDSVELAGYRFQFDGAVHHEGPNFISDKGTVRVFDGERQIKVLNPEKRLYTVQQSTMTEAGIDAGFTRDLFVALGEPLEQGAWAVRIHIKPFVRWIWLGGLLMAFGGLLAAADKRYRIKVRTRVREALGMQEVSA; this is translated from the coding sequence ATGATCCCCGAGCTCGGCCATCTGGCGATGATCCTGGCGCTGTGCCTGTGCATGGCGCAGGCCACGCTGCCGCTGATCGGCGCCTGGCGCAGTGACCACCAGTGGATGAGCCTGGCGCAGCCGGCCGCCTGGGGGCAGTTCGCCTTCCTGCTGTTTGCCTTCATCTGCCTGACCTACGCCTTCATGGTCGACGACTTCTCCGTCGCCTACGTGGCCAGCAACTCCAACACGGCGCTGCCCTGGTATTACAAGTTCAGCGCGGTCTGGGGGGCACACGAAGGCTCCCTGCTGCTGTGGGCATTGATCCTGGCCGGCTGGACCTTTGCCGTGTCGATCTTCTCGCGGCATTTGCCGGAAGAGATGCTGGCCCGCGTGCTGGCAGTGATGGGCATGATCAGCGTCGGTTTCCTGCTGTTTCTGATCATCACCTCCAACCCCTTCGAGCGCCTGCTGCCGAACTCGCCCGTTGATGGTCGTGACCTCAATCCCCTGCTGCAGGACTTCGGCCTGATCGTCCACCCGCCGATGCTGTACATGGGTTATGTCGGCTTCTCGGTAGCCTTCGCCTTCGCCATCGCCGCACTGCTTGGCGGCAAGCTGGATGCCGCCTGGGCGCGCTGGTCGCGGCCCTGGACCATCGTCGCCTGGGCCTTCCTCGGCATCGGTATCGCCCTGGGTTCCTGGTGGGCCTACTACGAACTGGGCTGGGGCGGCTGGTGGTTCTGGGACCCGGTAGAGAACGCCTCCTTCATGCCCTGGCTGGTGGGCACGGCGCTGATCCACTCACTGGCCGTGACGGAAAAGCGTGGCGTGTTCAAGAGCTGGACCGTACTGCTGGCCATTGCCGCGTTCTCCCTCAGCCTGCTCGGAACCTTCCTGGTGCGTTCCGGAGTGCTGACCTCGGTGCATGCCTTTGCCACCGACCCGGAGCGCGGCGTATTCATCCTCGCCTTCCTGCTGGTGGTGGTCGGCGGTTCGCTGGCGCTGTTCGCCGTGCGTGCGCCGGTGGTCAAGAGCCAGGTCGGCTTTGGCCTGTGGTCGCGCGAGACGCTGCTGCTGGTCAACAACATCGTGCTGGTGGTGGCCGCGGCCATGATCCTGCTCGGCACTCTCTATCCGCTTGTGCTCGATGCCCTGAGCGGCGCCAAGCTGTCGGTCGGCCCACCATACTTCAACGCACTGTTCCTGCCGCTGATGGCATTGCTGATGGCGGTGATCAGCGTCGGCGTGCTGGTGCGCTGGAAGGACACCCCGCTGAAGTGGCTGGGCAGCATGCTGACGCCGGTGCTGGTCGCCAGTGTCGTGCTCGCGGTCGTCGCTACCTTCCTGCATGGTGATTTCCACTGGTCGGTGCTGGCTGTCTGCCTGCTGGCGTTCTGGGTGATCCTCGGTGGTGTGCGCGACATTCTCGACAAAACGAGGCACAAGGGCCTGTTCAAGGGGCTGCCGGGTCTCGGCCGCAGCTACTGGGGCATGCAGACGGCGCATCTGGGTTTTGCCGTGTGCGCCCTGGGTGTGGTGCTGACCAGCCTGGGCAGCTATGAGCGCGACCTGCGCATGGCACCGGGTGACTCGGTGGAGCTGGCGGGCTATCGCTTCCAGTTCGACGGCGCCGTGCATCACGAAGGCCCCAACTTCATCTCCGACAAGGGCACGGTGCGTGTCTTCGACGGTGAGCGGCAGATCAAGGTGCTGAACCCGGAGAAGCGTCTGTACACCGTGCAGCAGTCGACCATGACCGAGGCCGGCATCGATGCCGGCTTTACCCGCGATCTGTTCGTCGCCCTCGGCGAGCCGCTGGAGCAGGGCGCCTGGGCCGTGCGCATTCACATCAAACCCTTCGTCCGCTGGATCTGGCTCGGTGGTTTGCTGATGGCCTTCGGCGGTCTACTTGCCGCGGCCGACAAGCGCTACCGGATCAAGGTACGCACCCGTGTGCGTGAAGCTCTGGGCATGCAGGAGGTCAGCGCATGA